From the Periophthalmus magnuspinnatus isolate fPerMag1 chromosome 1, fPerMag1.2.pri, whole genome shotgun sequence genome, one window contains:
- the commd1 gene encoding COMM domain-containing protein 1 has translation MADTDAAKSLSGLLNGITQKVYYNNPDITEELLKNELYLEMSQDEFSALHEKMRGLLKSIASADMDQGQLDAFLTAQTKRRQGGAGLSSEQAAVLTRFWKTHRTKVRESLLNQSRWEPALRGVSWRVDVQAGDRRGDTAHSGAVALVELELGRTGESSDFVCLEMDESKVNLLLKKMGDIQQSIDRIVHHSPQKSEEA, from the exons ATGGCGGACACCGATGCAGCCAAATCTCTGAGCGGTTTGCTGAACGGAATCACCCAAAAAGTCTATTACAACAATCCAGACATTACAGAGGAGCTACTGAAGAATGAACTTTATCTGGAAATGTCACAGGACGAGTTTAGCGCTTTACACGAGAAAATGAGAGGACTGCTCAAG TCTATAGCCTCCGCAGACATGGACCAGGGGCAGCTGGATGCCTTTCTCACTGCCCAGACAAAGAGGCGTCAAGGCGGGGCGGGCCTGAGCTCAGAGCAGGCTGCTGTGCTCACTCGGTTTTGGAAAACTCACCGCACCAAAGTGCGAGAGTCACTACTGAACCAGAGCCGCTGGGAGCCCGCACTCAGGGGCGTGAGCTGGAGGGTTGATGTCCAGGCgggggacaggagaggagacacGGCCCACAGCGGGGCAGTCGCTTTggtggagctggagctgggacGAACAGGAGAG agttcagactttgtgtGTTTGGAGATGGATGAGAGCAAAGTCAATCTTTTACTAAAGAAAATGGGCGACATTCAGCAAAGCATCGACCGAATCGTCCACCACTCGCCACAGAAATCTGAGGAGGcctga